A stretch of Orientia tsutsugamushi DNA encodes these proteins:
- a CDS encoding leucyl aminopeptidase → MIIKFIQTDSQNFFNCLEGINKTDVTAISNSQSICLLIGSNLVLTDSMLQLDQQCGGIISKFLQQNTKNNQVFSGKFGEIRFLTIANGEEIKNIILLGIGQSNQLKEFQIQELGGIIQKSIAANAIMDVIILVDYDISNYDRFKIASLIASGAELASYKFKKYFTKKNVNNNDNKLQETSEMHLFISLKDANDIEQAKAYFNNILQPINEGVVLARNLISEPPNKLYPATYAQKIEEEFKILKNEFGVEVNVKILGAQEMCDLNMGALLGVGQGSQKESKLVSISYLGAVDKDQAPLALVGKGVTFDTGGISLKPSAGMEDMKYDMAGSAAVVGAIKALGRRKAKVNVVGVVALVENMPGSNAQRPSDVVTTMSGQTVEVLNTDAEGRLILADALWYVQEVFKPESIIDLATLTGAITIALGYSYAGCFSNNNELAQKLIISGEKVNENLWRMPLHKDYDDMLKSNIADIANIGNVRGAAGSCTAASFLQKFIQFKQNHDSNKAPIPWAHLDIASVAWNKKGGNICPAGAVGFGVRLINKFVEDNYECIK, encoded by the coding sequence ATGATTATAAAATTTATACAAACTGATAGTCAAAATTTTTTTAATTGCTTAGAAGGAATAAATAAAACAGATGTTACAGCTATATCCAATAGTCAGTCTATATGTTTATTGATTGGCTCAAATTTAGTGTTAACAGATAGCATGTTACAGCTTGATCAGCAATGTGGTGGAATTATATCAAAATTTTTGCAACAAAATACGAAGAATAATCAAGTCTTTAGTGGAAAGTTTGGTGAAATTAGATTTTTAACTATTGCTAACGGTGAAGAGATTAAAAATATAATTTTGTTAGGCATTGGTCAAAGTAATCAACTGAAGGAGTTTCAAATTCAGGAACTAGGAGGGATTATACAAAAATCGATTGCTGCAAATGCAATAATGGATGTAATAATTTTGGTGGATTATGATATTAGTAATTACGACAGATTTAAAATTGCATCATTGATTGCGTCAGGAGCTGAATTAGCATCTTATAAATTTAAAAAGTATTTTACTAAAAAGAATGTTAATAATAATGATAATAAGTTGCAAGAAACTAGCGAAATGCATTTATTTATCAGCTTAAAAGATGCTAACGATATTGAGCAGGCTAAAGCTTATTTTAACAATATTCTACAACCAATTAATGAAGGGGTTGTGTTAGCAAGAAATCTAATTTCAGAGCCTCCAAATAAATTATATCCTGCTACTTACGCTCAAAAGATCGAAGAAGAATTTAAGATATTAAAAAATGAGTTTGGAGTTGAAGTAAATGTAAAGATTTTAGGTGCACAAGAGATGTGTGATTTAAATATGGGAGCATTACTTGGAGTTGGACAAGGATCCCAAAAAGAATCAAAATTAGTATCAATATCTTATCTAGGAGCAGTTGATAAAGATCAAGCACCGTTAGCTTTAGTAGGGAAAGGAGTAACTTTTGATACTGGAGGAATTAGTTTGAAACCATCTGCTGGCATGGAAGATATGAAATATGATATGGCTGGATCAGCAGCAGTAGTTGGAGCTATAAAAGCTTTAGGGCGTAGAAAGGCAAAAGTAAATGTAGTTGGAGTAGTGGCTTTAGTTGAAAATATGCCAGGTAGTAACGCTCAAAGACCTAGTGATGTTGTAACAACAATGTCAGGTCAAACAGTAGAAGTACTTAATACTGACGCAGAAGGACGGTTAATACTTGCTGATGCATTATGGTATGTTCAAGAAGTATTTAAGCCTGAGTCTATTATAGATTTAGCAACTTTAACTGGAGCAATAACTATAGCACTTGGTTATAGTTATGCTGGATGTTTTTCTAATAATAATGAATTAGCTCAGAAATTAATCATATCAGGCGAAAAGGTTAATGAAAATTTGTGGCGTATGCCATTACATAAAGATTATGATGACATGCTTAAATCTAATATTGCTGATATAGCAAATATTGGTAATGTTCGTGGTGCTGCTGGTAGCTGTACCGCCGCTAGTTTTTTACAAAAATTTATTCAATTTAAGCAGAATCATGATAGTAACAAAGCTCCTATTCCATGGGCTCATTTAGATATAGCTTCTGTTGCTTGGAACAAA
- a CDS encoding ankyrin repeat domain-containing protein codes for MNTALSSAIKRGDVKAVLDILNEHPGLVNFQQDGDFKTPLHTSVENKQSEITKVLLERSANVTLQDKDGNTPLHFAARDHNLKMTEILLSYGNAIIDMQNNNGQTSLHLASTRPHTYQGASALLSKESLSIAQALLTHGANVNLQDGDGNTALHYATNSFHHLEITEILLNHGANVNAQNNVGDTALHRAAKSRLVPTVLCLLKSGANVHLKGENGNSVLHCAAQQGHGPNEKIVKAVLHHGADVNARNDDGSTPLHHAAEKIHDPLPAIRILLKHGADIDAHDNRNCTPLNNAISSSLIINMQTGIPEFLTSHITKLEYSSDKKTSSAGSLTNQQLIQQSSTLSEYKLACEKELKELSNIKVGGGQKSMLSAFLANTTNDNESSRYIHDPKVQKIYECCEAKFPIYSSALKEHIDAGSTRNQLLHGALESMDDICKEQSKEHSTESNVSWNVIPPEVKLNILKHLSNEDLSEIQQNKTSEAKKKDPQPSGHRCI; via the coding sequence ATGAATACTGCTTTGAGTTCAGCTATTAAGCGTGGTGATGTAAAGGCTGTACTAGATATTTTAAATGAACATCCTGGTCTTGTTAATTTTCAACAAGATGGTGATTTCAAAACTCCTCTACATACATCAGTTGAGAATAAACAATCAGAAATTACTAAGGTGCTATTAGAGCGTAGTGCTAATGTCACACTGCAAGATAAGGATGGAAACACACCATTGCATTTTGCTGCTAGGGATCACAATTTAAAAATGACTGAAATACTGTTAAGTTATGGTAATGCTATTATTGATATGCAAAACAACAATGGGCAGACTTCTTTACACCTAGCATCAACAAGACCGCACACTTACCAAGGTGCTTCTGCATTGCTAAGTAAAGAATCACTAAGTATTGCTCAAGCATTATTAACTCATGGTGCAAATGTTAATTTACAAGATGGTGATGGTAATACAGCTTTACATTACGCTACAAACAGTTTTCACCACCTAGAGATAACTGAGATATTGTTAAATCATGGTGCCAATGTTAATGCGCAAAATAATGTAGGTGATACTGCTTTGCATCGTGCTGCAAAAAGTAGACTCGTCCCTACTGTTTTGTGTTTATTGAAAAGTGGCGCAAACGTGCATTTAAAAGGTGAAAATGGTAACAGTGTTTTACATTGTGCTGCGCAGCAAGGCCATGGTCCAAATGAAAAAATTGTAAAAGCTGTATTACATCATGGAGCTGATGTTAATGCACGAAACGATGATGGTAGCACTCCGTTACATCATGCTGCTGAAAAAATACATGATCCATTACCAGCTATTCGAATTTTATTAAAGCATGGCGCTGATATTGATGCACATGATAACAGAAATTGTACACCGCTAAATAATGCTATTTCATCTAGTTTGATCATCAATATGCAAACAGGAATTCCTGAATTTTTAACTTCTCATATTACCAAGTTAGAATATTCTAGTGATAAAAAGACTAGTTCAGCAGGTAGCCTAACAAATCAGCAACTTATACAACAATCATCAACTCTTAGTGAGTATAAGCTGGCGTGTGAAAAAGAACTAAAAGAATTAAGTAACATCAAAGTTGGTGGTGGCCAAAAAAGTATGTTGAGTGCTTTTCTTGCTAATACAACAAATGATAATGAATCATCAAGATATATACATGATCCTAAAGTTCAAAAAATTTATGAATGTTGTGAAGCAAAATTTCCTATATATTCCTCTGCCCTCAAAGAACATATAGATGCAGGAAGCACTAGAAACCAGCTGCTACATGGGGCACTTGAATCAATGGATGATATATGTAAAGAACAGTCTAAAGAGCATTCTACGGAAAGCAATGTAAGTTGGAATGTTATACCACCGGAAGTCAAACTCAATATACTAAAGCATTTGAGTAATGAAGATTTATCAGAAATTCAACAAAATAAGACAAGCGAAGCTAAGAAAAAAGATCCTCAGCCTTCAGGTCACAGATGCATATAA
- a CDS encoding YifB family Mg chelatase-like AAA ATPase encodes MVTRISSVTWSGINVLDVDIQVKISTGIPCFTIVGLADKTVTEARERVKAALSSIGLALPAKKILVNLAPADLVKEGSHFDLAIACAILTSMNILHCNEMAEYLILGELSLDGALLPVAGVLPAAIGAVERDKGIICPAANGKEAAWSGNKKIVTPIDLLSLVNHFKGTQVIRQPEVDISSVKANYPDLKDIVGQAVPKRALEIAAAGRHHMLMSGPPGTGKSMLAERLPGILPEMVPIEILECSMIASVANLIKEGNLIQHRPFRSPHHTCSIAAMVGGGVGKRVKPGEISLAHNGILFLDELPEFSTNTIEALRQPLESAEVHISRVNFSVKYPARFQLIGAMNPCKCGYLSDAAKACNKAPRCGIDYQMRISGPMRDRFDIYVEVAEVTYNVDDKCSISESSTEVLKRVNNAHTIQLTRYDGYGISTNSQLFGQLLTDFASPTNEGQKLLNDAAIKFKLSMRGYNKVLKVARTIADLENIKMVNKFHIAEALSYRQLNLN; translated from the coding sequence ATGGTAACACGAATTTCAAGTGTGACATGGAGTGGTATTAATGTGCTTGATGTTGACATACAAGTTAAAATTTCTACTGGAATACCATGTTTTACAATAGTAGGTTTAGCAGACAAGACTGTTACAGAAGCAAGAGAAAGGGTAAAAGCTGCTTTATCTTCCATTGGGTTAGCGTTACCTGCCAAGAAAATATTAGTTAATTTAGCTCCAGCTGATTTAGTTAAGGAAGGAAGTCATTTTGACTTAGCTATCGCATGTGCAATATTAACTAGTATGAATATTTTGCATTGTAACGAAATGGCAGAATATCTTATTCTAGGTGAGTTATCATTAGATGGAGCATTATTACCTGTAGCTGGAGTTTTGCCTGCTGCTATTGGAGCTGTTGAAAGAGATAAAGGAATTATCTGTCCTGCAGCTAATGGTAAGGAAGCTGCATGGTCTGGCAATAAAAAAATAGTTACTCCAATAGATTTATTATCATTAGTTAATCATTTTAAAGGTACTCAAGTAATACGGCAGCCAGAAGTTGATATTAGTTCTGTGAAAGCTAATTATCCTGATTTAAAAGATATTGTTGGCCAAGCTGTACCTAAAAGAGCTTTAGAGATTGCTGCCGCTGGTAGGCATCATATGTTAATGTCAGGTCCACCAGGTACTGGCAAGTCAATGTTAGCTGAAAGATTGCCTGGTATACTACCTGAAATGGTTCCAATAGAAATTTTAGAGTGCAGTATGATAGCTAGCGTTGCTAATCTTATTAAGGAAGGTAACTTAATTCAACATAGACCATTTAGATCACCTCATCATACTTGTTCTATTGCTGCTATGGTTGGAGGAGGAGTTGGAAAACGAGTTAAACCAGGAGAAATTTCTTTAGCTCATAATGGAATACTTTTTCTAGATGAACTACCTGAATTTTCAACTAATACTATTGAAGCTTTGCGTCAACCCTTAGAATCAGCTGAGGTGCATATTTCTCGTGTTAATTTCAGTGTAAAATATCCTGCTAGGTTTCAGTTAATTGGAGCTATGAATCCATGCAAATGCGGATATTTATCTGATGCTGCTAAAGCTTGTAATAAAGCACCAAGATGTGGAATTGACTATCAAATGAGAATTTCTGGTCCTATGAGAGATCGTTTTGATATTTATGTTGAAGTAGCAGAAGTTACATATAATGTTGATGATAAATGTTCAATATCTGAGTCTTCAACTGAAGTCTTAAAACGAGTTAACAATGCTCATACAATACAACTTACCAGGTATGATGGATATGGTATAAGCACAAATAGTCAGCTATTTGGTCAGTTATTAACAGATTTTGCTTCTCCGACTAATGAAGGACAGAAGTTATTAAAT